In a single window of the Olivibacter sp. SDN3 genome:
- a CDS encoding class I SAM-dependent methyltransferase gives MPEDKPDFRKIAAQLANPFGSEGVETANRMNESNGEMILHAIDLLEISEKNQVLELGPGNAKFAAEVLAKGDDVHYVGADISPVMIEEAKKINAAFMQQGSASFILLKEGILPFEDQCFHKIFTVNTLYFWEDPTSSLEELYRVLKPGGVLCIAIRSKKFMETLPFTKYGFSLYSPEEGVSLFEKSKFQKVGYSLLASEGETFTGEPVVKEEVFFLLQKIIDQ, from the coding sequence ATGCCTGAAGACAAACCAGATTTTCGGAAAATTGCGGCACAACTGGCCAACCCCTTCGGCAGTGAGGGCGTGGAAACCGCTAATAGAATGAATGAAAGTAATGGTGAAATGATACTTCATGCTATTGATCTGCTGGAAATAAGCGAGAAGAATCAGGTCTTGGAATTAGGGCCCGGAAATGCTAAGTTTGCTGCTGAAGTGCTTGCCAAAGGAGATGACGTTCATTATGTTGGAGCTGATATTTCCCCGGTTATGATCGAAGAGGCAAAAAAAATCAACGCAGCCTTTATGCAGCAGGGCTCAGCGTCTTTTATTCTGTTAAAAGAAGGCATTCTCCCTTTTGAGGACCAGTGCTTTCATAAAATCTTTACGGTCAATACACTTTATTTCTGGGAAGATCCAACGAGTTCTCTTGAAGAGTTATATCGCGTATTGAAACCGGGAGGAGTTTTGTGTATAGCCATCAGGAGTAAGAAATTTATGGAAACGTTGCCTTTCACAAAATATGGGTTTTCCCTTTATAGTCCAGAAGAAGGTGTTTCTCTCTTCGAAAAAAGTAAGTTTCAAAAGGTGGGTTATTCGCTTTTAGCTTCGGAAGGAGAAACTTTTACAGGAGAGCCCGTAGTTAAGGAAGAAGTCTTTTTCTTGTTGCAGAAAATAATTGATCAATAG
- the ettA gene encoding energy-dependent translational throttle protein EttA, whose product MSDEKVIFSMAGVNKIYPPQKQVLKNIYLSFFYGAKIGVIGLNGSGKSSLLKIIAGIDKSYQGEVVFSPGYSVGYLAQEPELDPQKTVKEVVEEGVAETKAILQEYEEINEKFGLPEVYENSDEMERLMNRQGELQDKIDATGAWELDNKLERAMDALRCPEPETRIATLSGGERRRVALCRLLLQEPDVLLLDEPTNHLDAESIDWLEQHLQQYQGTVIAVTHDRYFLDNVAGWILELDRGEGIPWKGNYSSWLDQKAKRLAQEEKTESKRQKTLERELEWVRMAPKARHAKSKARLSNYEKLASEETQDREEKLELFIPPGPRLGNVVIEAQGVSKAYGDKVLFEDLTFSLPPAGIVGIIGPNGAGKTTLFRLITGQEQPDSGSFRVGETVALGYVDQLHDDLDPNKTVWENITGGHDNILLGNRTMNSRAYVSKFNFNGADQQKKVNVLSGGERNRVHLAITLKKSSNVLLLDEPTNDIDVNTLRSLEEGLENFGGCAVIISHDRWFLDRICTHILAFEGDSQVYFFEGNYTEYEENRKKRLGDSTPKRFKYKKLVK is encoded by the coding sequence ATGTCAGACGAGAAGGTAATATTTTCGATGGCCGGCGTAAATAAGATTTACCCGCCTCAAAAACAAGTACTCAAAAATATTTATTTATCTTTTTTCTACGGTGCTAAGATAGGTGTAATCGGTTTAAACGGATCTGGTAAGTCTTCACTCCTTAAAATTATTGCGGGAATAGATAAATCCTATCAGGGCGAAGTGGTATTTTCACCTGGATATTCTGTGGGTTATTTAGCGCAGGAACCTGAATTAGATCCCCAAAAAACTGTTAAAGAAGTCGTTGAAGAAGGGGTAGCCGAAACCAAAGCTATCTTGCAGGAATATGAAGAAATCAACGAAAAATTTGGCCTCCCGGAAGTCTATGAAAACTCCGATGAGATGGAGCGTTTAATGAACCGGCAGGGGGAATTGCAAGATAAAATTGACGCTACCGGAGCCTGGGAATTAGACAATAAATTGGAACGGGCGATGGATGCCTTAAGATGCCCTGAACCAGAAACAAGAATTGCCACTTTGTCAGGAGGCGAACGTAGAAGAGTGGCATTATGTCGGCTTTTACTTCAAGAGCCTGATGTATTACTTCTCGATGAACCTACCAACCATTTGGATGCCGAATCTATTGATTGGTTGGAGCAGCACCTTCAACAATACCAGGGAACAGTTATCGCGGTAACGCATGATCGCTATTTCTTAGACAATGTTGCCGGCTGGATATTAGAGTTAGATCGTGGCGAGGGTATCCCGTGGAAAGGAAATTACTCTTCTTGGCTGGATCAAAAGGCTAAACGTCTTGCACAGGAAGAGAAGACAGAAAGTAAACGTCAAAAAACGCTGGAGCGTGAGCTGGAATGGGTACGCATGGCACCAAAAGCCCGTCATGCAAAATCAAAGGCCCGTCTATCTAATTATGAAAAATTAGCTTCCGAAGAAACCCAGGACCGGGAAGAAAAATTAGAACTTTTTATCCCGCCTGGACCGCGACTAGGCAATGTGGTTATCGAGGCACAAGGCGTTAGTAAAGCTTATGGCGATAAAGTCCTATTTGAAGATTTAACGTTTTCACTCCCTCCAGCTGGCATTGTAGGTATTATCGGTCCCAATGGAGCGGGAAAAACAACTTTGTTTAGGTTAATCACTGGTCAGGAGCAACCTGATTCAGGATCTTTCCGCGTAGGAGAAACTGTTGCCTTGGGTTATGTTGACCAGTTGCACGATGATCTCGATCCCAATAAAACGGTTTGGGAAAACATAACCGGCGGACATGATAACATCCTGTTAGGCAATCGTACCATGAATTCGAGAGCTTATGTTTCTAAATTCAATTTTAATGGCGCCGACCAGCAGAAAAAAGTCAATGTCTTATCGGGTGGAGAACGTAACCGCGTCCATTTAGCGATCACCTTAAAAAAGAGTTCCAATGTACTTTTGCTCGATGAGCCTACTAACGATATCGATGTTAATACACTACGTTCCCTAGAGGAAGGGTTAGAAAATTTTGGAGGTTGTGCGGTAATCATCTCACACGACCGTTGGTTCCTAGATCGTATCTGTACACATATATTAGCTTTCGAAGGTGACTCACAGGTATATTTCTTTGAAGGAAATTATACGGAATATGAGGAAAACAGAAAAAAACGATTGGGTGATAGCACTCCGAAGCGATTTAAGTATAAAAAGCTGGTAAAATAA
- a CDS encoding ABC transporter substrate-binding protein, protein MAKEFIMQQAINNKTLVSVVKALELDEACVQLLEKYDLGIDSIKTLSGVYDFILKVGDILNVTERASSLKESFEERINIVVHKLKFIDEDQRPRVGIIDNISSADVVQDAYLDSLVRTAGGKVPMEGGVDLEPELLLVISKEKPIHELLFDLPSLLEQPMWKETAAVKNNKVFLLDGSKGLTKDVSKVADDVELLAEIMYPNYFIFGGDGESWMKFEL, encoded by the coding sequence ATGGCAAAAGAGTTTATTATGCAGCAGGCAATAAATAATAAGACGCTGGTAAGTGTTGTCAAAGCGCTGGAATTAGATGAAGCTTGTGTTCAACTGTTAGAGAAATACGACTTGGGTATCGACTCCATAAAAACGCTAAGCGGTGTTTATGATTTTATTCTTAAAGTAGGTGATATATTAAATGTTACGGAAAGAGCGAGTAGCTTGAAGGAATCATTTGAGGAACGGATAAATATTGTTGTGCACAAGTTAAAATTTATTGATGAAGATCAGAGGCCCCGTGTTGGGATAATCGATAATATCTCTTCTGCCGATGTGGTGCAGGATGCCTATTTGGATTCGTTAGTGCGCACGGCGGGTGGTAAGGTACCCATGGAAGGTGGTGTTGATTTAGAGCCTGAGCTTTTACTTGTTATATCAAAAGAAAAACCTATCCATGAACTGTTGTTTGATTTACCATCCTTATTGGAGCAGCCAATGTGGAAAGAAACGGCAGCTGTTAAAAATAATAAGGTGTTTCTCTTGGATGGCAGTAAAGGTTTGACAAAGGACGTTTCCAAGGTGGCCGATGATGTGGAGCTATTAGCGGAAATTATGTATCCAAACTATTTCATATTTGGCGGGGACGGCGAGTCATGGATGAAGTTCGAGTTGTAG
- a CDS encoding outer membrane beta-barrel protein, translating into MKHVLFTFLLGGILFSASYGEELNQEYGEELLADTTVMDTVVSEKKRKLNWNFSWNDVGDNPFGENEDGGTIRVQGKKPKVILGITFARFDLGLATLLDNGSFTLSPENNALFRNRTWKTINVGFDVFQFGYRFDEKFRLFMSAGFDWTHLRLQNNVIFERNTTPLTAVESDIDYSKNRFSSSYLRIPITFEHRIGPDRDLRVAYGPIGGFLLNGSQKFKSSEEGKRKVKDDFNYTKFRYGAFARVGYKWVGLYAKYYFNDMFENSPQQEGLKNLSFGVMFFF; encoded by the coding sequence ATGAAACACGTATTATTTACTTTTTTATTAGGTGGTATATTGTTCAGTGCCAGCTATGGCGAAGAGCTTAACCAGGAATATGGCGAGGAGTTATTGGCAGATACCACAGTAATGGATACCGTGGTAAGCGAAAAGAAGCGGAAGCTAAACTGGAATTTTTCCTGGAATGATGTTGGGGATAATCCCTTTGGGGAAAATGAGGACGGAGGGACGATAAGGGTACAGGGTAAAAAACCAAAGGTGATCTTAGGTATAACCTTTGCCCGTTTTGATCTTGGTCTGGCAACACTCCTCGATAATGGGAGTTTCACGCTAAGCCCGGAGAACAATGCTTTATTTAGAAACCGTACCTGGAAGACTATCAATGTTGGTTTTGATGTTTTTCAATTTGGCTACCGTTTTGATGAAAAGTTTAGGTTATTCATGTCTGCCGGATTTGACTGGACACACTTACGTTTACAAAACAATGTGATATTTGAGCGGAATACTACACCACTGACGGCTGTTGAGTCTGATATTGACTATTCGAAAAACCGATTTAGTTCCAGTTATCTAAGGATTCCCATCACGTTTGAACATCGCATCGGTCCTGATCGTGATTTGAGAGTGGCTTACGGTCCGATAGGAGGTTTCCTATTGAATGGCAGTCAAAAATTCAAGAGCAGTGAGGAAGGTAAAAGAAAAGTAAAAGACGATTTCAATTATACGAAGTTCCGTTATGGGGCATTTGCACGTGTCGGCTATAAATGGGTAGGACTGTATGCGAAATACTACTTTAATGACATGTTTGAAAACAGTCCGCAACAAGAAGGGCTGAAGAATTTATCATTTGGTGTGATGTTCTTCTTTTAA
- a CDS encoding Ldh family oxidoreductase, with translation MEKIFYKIEENTLRQYTKRVFLAIGCNEIHASLATDVLIKADLRGIDSHGVARLSGYVRLWQKDRLNPKPVMKVIHESPTTATIDGDKGLGLVVAPFAMQIAIEKAEKYGSGWVAVQNSNHFGIAGYHALLAVEHDMIGYAMTNASPLVAPTFSKERMLGTNPLCYAFPAGEYPPVVVDMATSAAANGKLEIAQRKGYNIPRGWAQTANGEPSSESNILKNGGSLLPLGSDRDHGSHKGFGLSATVDILSAVLSGANYGPWAPPFVSYLDPAPHPVGEGLGHFVGAMRVDGFRPVNDFKKNMDIWITRFKEAAPIDDAQPVIIPGEPELAAEEERKKNGIPLIEDVWNDLYALADQLKIDHMPSPSPLHH, from the coding sequence TTGGAAAAGATTTTTTATAAAATAGAAGAAAATACATTAAGGCAATATACAAAACGTGTGTTTTTGGCTATAGGTTGCAACGAGATACATGCATCGCTAGCCACAGATGTTCTTATAAAGGCAGACCTTAGAGGTATTGACTCCCACGGTGTAGCTAGACTAAGCGGTTATGTACGCTTATGGCAAAAAGACAGATTAAACCCTAAACCGGTCATGAAAGTTATTCATGAAAGTCCTACTACCGCCACTATAGATGGCGACAAGGGCCTAGGTCTGGTAGTCGCTCCCTTTGCCATGCAAATCGCTATTGAAAAAGCAGAAAAGTATGGCTCAGGCTGGGTTGCCGTTCAAAATTCCAATCATTTTGGTATTGCCGGATACCACGCCCTACTAGCGGTAGAACATGACATGATCGGTTACGCCATGACTAATGCCAGTCCCTTAGTAGCTCCCACATTCAGCAAAGAGCGAATGTTGGGTACCAACCCCCTATGTTATGCGTTCCCAGCAGGTGAATATCCTCCAGTTGTGGTAGATATGGCTACTTCCGCCGCAGCGAACGGAAAACTGGAAATCGCGCAACGAAAGGGTTATAATATCCCAAGAGGCTGGGCACAAACAGCTAACGGAGAACCGTCAAGCGAATCCAACATTCTGAAAAACGGTGGATCGTTACTGCCTTTAGGTAGCGACCGCGATCATGGAAGTCATAAAGGGTTTGGGCTTAGCGCCACGGTAGACATATTAAGTGCTGTACTTTCGGGAGCGAATTACGGCCCCTGGGCACCACCATTTGTATCATATCTAGACCCGGCACCTCACCCAGTTGGCGAAGGTTTAGGGCATTTCGTTGGGGCTATGCGCGTAGATGGCTTCAGGCCTGTTAATGATTTTAAAAAAAACATGGATATCTGGATAACACGTTTTAAGGAAGCCGCTCCTATAGATGACGCACAGCCGGTCATTATTCCGGGCGAACCCGAACTGGCAGCCGAAGAGGAAAGAAAAAAAAATGGAATACCACTTATAGAAGATGTTTGGAATGACCTGTATGCATTGGCCGACCAACTGAAAATAGACCACATGCCATCACCTTCGCCATTACATCACTAA
- a CDS encoding ABC transporter ATP-binding protein yields the protein MANDILSTSCDVKISDKQKQGLAYIQVDNLVKKFSDKPDSLGLEGLSFGIEKGKVTAIIGESGSGKSTLLRLIYGLQSPDTGEIRLNGWKVPGPEDKLIPGHESMRLVSQHFDDLNTYANVWENVASRLSNTNLQEKHDKTAIALNSLGILRLAKQRVVDLSGGEKQRVAIARALVTGPEVLLMDEPFNQVDASFRDHLQQDIRRIVHEMGITVIMVSHDPAEVLAMADALLILKEGKLQASGTPFEIYNIPPNAYSASLLARSNLLNAKEARFLLPDVRVNNTIVIHPEWIRAEHATNGAFIVVDVFFKGFFEEVLLEHTHLQLRVINYAIATYHVGERVDVSILRYVDC from the coding sequence ATGGCGAACGATATCCTTTCTACTTCTTGTGATGTTAAAATTTCTGATAAGCAAAAACAGGGATTAGCCTATATACAAGTAGATAATTTAGTGAAAAAATTTTCGGACAAACCTGATAGCTTAGGCTTGGAAGGTTTGTCTTTTGGTATTGAAAAAGGTAAGGTTACAGCTATTATCGGCGAAAGCGGAAGTGGTAAAAGTACGCTATTGCGCCTTATTTATGGCTTGCAGTCACCAGATACCGGTGAGATTCGTCTCAACGGCTGGAAGGTGCCCGGTCCTGAAGACAAACTAATACCAGGACATGAATCTATGCGTTTAGTGTCGCAACATTTCGACGACCTGAATACTTATGCCAATGTTTGGGAAAATGTTGCTTCAAGATTATCAAACACCAATTTACAGGAAAAACATGATAAGACGGCAATTGCACTGAATAGTTTGGGAATATTACGATTGGCCAAGCAACGCGTAGTGGATTTAAGTGGTGGAGAAAAACAACGCGTGGCTATCGCCAGAGCATTGGTTACTGGGCCGGAGGTGTTGTTGATGGATGAGCCTTTTAACCAAGTAGACGCTTCATTTAGAGATCACTTGCAGCAGGATATCCGGAGGATAGTACATGAGATGGGCATTACAGTAATCATGGTCTCGCACGATCCTGCAGAAGTGCTGGCAATGGCTGACGCATTATTGATTCTTAAAGAGGGTAAACTTCAGGCCTCAGGAACTCCATTCGAGATTTATAACATCCCTCCAAATGCGTATTCAGCGAGCCTGTTGGCAAGAAGTAATTTGTTAAATGCCAAGGAAGCGAGGTTCTTATTACCGGATGTTCGCGTAAACAATACCATTGTTATCCACCCCGAGTGGATTCGTGCTGAACACGCTACGAATGGGGCTTTTATAGTAGTGGATGTGTTTTTTAAGGGTTTCTTTGAAGAAGTTTTACTGGAGCATACACACCTGCAATTGAGGGTTATCAACTACGCTATAGCGACCTATCATGTTGGAGAACGGGTGGACGTCTCTATTCTGCGTTATGTAGACTGCTAA
- a CDS encoding RNA polymerase sigma factor encodes MNLENSYTVEDLLEGCKRGERKTQEMLYRKLASKMFNVCLRYASNTFEAEDMLQTGFIKVFSSIVEFRSEGSFEGWIRRIMVNNAIEICRKNIKRCHMLDIEAVPDQVQHTFDMGGLEVKDLMRLIQQLPDGYRLVFNMYAIEGYSHKEIADMLKISEGASKSQLSRARAWLKGKLIVIEGGNNYGTYAG; translated from the coding sequence ATGAATTTGGAAAACAGCTATACAGTAGAGGATTTGCTTGAGGGTTGTAAGCGCGGAGAGCGTAAGACACAGGAAATGCTATACCGTAAACTAGCATCCAAAATGTTTAATGTGTGTTTGCGTTACGCTTCAAATACATTCGAGGCGGAAGACATGTTACAAACAGGTTTTATTAAGGTGTTTAGTAGTATAGTAGAGTTTAGAAGCGAAGGATCGTTTGAAGGATGGATTAGACGTATTATGGTTAATAATGCCATCGAGATATGTCGTAAAAATATAAAGCGTTGTCATATGTTGGACATCGAAGCGGTACCTGACCAGGTACAGCATACCTTTGATATGGGAGGTTTGGAGGTTAAGGATTTGATGCGATTAATACAACAGTTGCCAGATGGTTATCGCTTGGTTTTCAATATGTATGCAATTGAAGGTTATTCGCACAAAGAAATAGCAGATATGCTAAAGATAAGTGAAGGCGCGTCAAAGTCGCAATTGTCTAGAGCACGAGCGTGGTTAAAGGGAAAGTTGATTGTTATAGAAGGAGGAAATAATTATGGAACCTATGCAGGATAA
- a CDS encoding ATP-dependent Clp protease ATP-binding subunit: MEAKFSPRVKDVISYSREEALRLGHDYIGTEHLLLGLIREGDGLAIKILKHVGVDTARLRRSIEDAVKGTSSTTANLGNIPLTKQAEKVLKITYLEAKIFKSEIIGTEHLLLSILRDEDNIASQILQQFHINYDVFKAEVEQNKTEITDQASGSTAGDDDYRDEDSFSQPKKVSDIKSKTPVLDNFGRDLTKAAEEGRLDPIVGREKEIERVSQILSRRKKNNPILIGEPGVGKSAIAEGLALRIVQRKVSRVLFNKRVVTLDLASLVAGTKYRGQFEERMKAVMNELEKSPDVILFIDEIHTIVGAGGASGSLDASNMFKPALARGEIQCIGATTLDEYRQYIEKDGALDRRFQKVMIEPATHEETIEILNRIKDKYEEHHAVTFTPEAIESCVSLTTRYITDRFLPDKAIDALDEAGSRVHLTNIHVPQSIIDIEEKIEDIKVEKNKVVRSQKYEEAAKLRDTEKKLLEELDREKQAWEAETKTKRYTVSEDDVAQVVSMMTGIPVQRVGQTDSQKLLGMADSMKGRIIGQDEAVKKLVKAIQRTRAGLKDPKKPIGSFIFLGPTGVGKTELAKELARFMFDSEDSLIQIDMSEYMEKFAVSRLVGAPPGYVGYEEGGQLTEKVRRKPYSVVLLDEIEKAHPDVFNLLLQVLDEGQLTDSLGRRVDFRNTIVIMTSNIGARQLKDFGQGVGFTTAAKATQADSHSRSVIENALKRAFAPEFLNRVDDVIVFNSLGKGEIFQIIDIELRSLFTRIQGLGYEVSLTEKAKEFIAEKGFDSNFGARPLKRAIQKYLEDPIAEEILKGDLADGAILEIDYDKEKEEVVVNGANNVKKATTKPTDIAEEEQKESEEEDEKDESEKEG, encoded by the coding sequence ATGGAAGCAAAATTCTCGCCACGCGTAAAAGACGTTATTTCCTATAGCAGGGAAGAAGCGCTTCGACTTGGACACGATTATATCGGCACTGAGCACCTTTTGCTTGGCCTGATCCGCGAGGGGGATGGTTTGGCAATCAAAATATTAAAGCATGTAGGAGTGGATACTGCCCGTTTACGCAGATCGATTGAAGATGCGGTTAAGGGAACATCATCTACCACCGCAAATCTGGGAAACATTCCGTTGACAAAACAAGCGGAAAAAGTATTGAAAATCACCTACCTGGAAGCGAAAATATTTAAGAGCGAAATTATAGGTACCGAGCATCTTTTGCTCTCTATTTTGCGTGATGAGGACAATATCGCCTCACAGATACTACAGCAGTTTCATATTAATTATGATGTTTTCAAGGCTGAAGTGGAGCAGAATAAGACGGAGATTACTGATCAGGCCTCTGGTTCGACAGCTGGAGATGATGATTATCGGGACGAAGATAGTTTTAGTCAACCCAAAAAAGTATCCGATATCAAATCTAAGACTCCGGTATTGGATAATTTCGGTAGGGATTTGACGAAAGCTGCCGAAGAAGGTCGCTTAGACCCGATTGTTGGGCGTGAAAAAGAGATTGAACGCGTATCTCAGATATTGTCACGTCGAAAAAAGAATAATCCCATTTTAATCGGAGAACCGGGAGTAGGTAAATCCGCAATTGCTGAAGGCTTAGCTTTACGTATCGTACAGCGTAAGGTTTCAAGAGTTCTCTTTAATAAAAGGGTAGTTACGCTTGATTTAGCCTCTTTGGTTGCTGGAACAAAATATCGCGGTCAATTTGAAGAACGTATGAAGGCGGTAATGAATGAACTGGAAAAATCGCCAGATGTCATTTTATTTATCGATGAGATTCACACCATTGTTGGAGCGGGTGGAGCATCAGGGTCATTAGATGCTTCGAATATGTTTAAACCTGCATTGGCTCGCGGAGAAATCCAATGTATTGGTGCGACAACATTAGATGAGTACCGTCAATATATTGAAAAGGATGGTGCCCTGGATCGTCGTTTCCAAAAAGTGATGATTGAGCCGGCTACACATGAGGAAACTATTGAAATTCTCAACAGAATAAAAGATAAGTATGAGGAGCACCACGCAGTAACGTTTACGCCGGAAGCCATTGAGTCTTGTGTGAGCTTAACTACGCGTTATATTACGGACAGATTTTTGCCTGACAAAGCAATAGATGCCTTGGACGAAGCAGGATCTAGGGTGCATTTAACTAATATTCATGTACCGCAGAGCATTATTGATATCGAAGAAAAAATCGAAGATATCAAGGTGGAAAAGAATAAAGTAGTGCGTAGCCAAAAATACGAAGAGGCCGCAAAACTACGAGATACCGAGAAAAAGTTATTGGAAGAGCTTGACCGTGAAAAACAGGCATGGGAGGCAGAAACTAAAACGAAACGTTATACAGTTTCTGAAGATGATGTTGCGCAGGTTGTTTCCATGATGACCGGTATTCCGGTACAGCGTGTAGGGCAAACGGATAGCCAAAAGCTTTTGGGTATGGCCGACTCGATGAAAGGAAGGATTATTGGTCAGGACGAAGCGGTGAAAAAATTGGTGAAGGCTATACAGCGTACACGCGCCGGCTTGAAAGACCCAAAGAAACCGATCGGTTCATTCATCTTCTTGGGGCCGACAGGAGTTGGTAAAACGGAACTTGCCAAAGAACTGGCCCGCTTTATGTTTGACAGTGAGGATTCGCTGATACAGATAGACATGAGCGAATACATGGAGAAATTTGCGGTTTCCCGTTTAGTGGGCGCGCCTCCGGGATATGTAGGTTATGAAGAGGGAGGGCAGCTGACGGAGAAAGTCCGTAGAAAACCTTATTCGGTAGTACTATTGGATGAAATTGAAAAAGCACATCCGGATGTTTTCAATTTGCTATTGCAGGTATTGGATGAAGGGCAATTGACGGATAGCTTAGGTAGAAGGGTAGACTTTAGAAATACCATAGTGATTATGACTTCTAATATCGGTGCCCGCCAGCTAAAGGATTTCGGACAGGGAGTTGGTTTTACTACTGCCGCTAAAGCTACTCAAGCAGATTCGCACTCTCGTAGTGTGATTGAAAATGCATTGAAGCGTGCTTTTGCGCCGGAGTTCTTAAATCGTGTGGATGATGTGATCGTTTTCAATTCGTTAGGAAAGGGAGAAATTTTCCAGATTATCGATATCGAATTGAGATCGCTATTTACACGTATCCAAGGGTTGGGTTATGAGGTTAGCTTGACGGAAAAAGCCAAAGAGTTTATTGCCGAAAAGGGATTTGATAGTAATTTTGGTGCACGTCCGTTAAAACGAGCGATTCAGAAATATTTGGAAGATCCAATAGCCGAAGAAATTCTGAAGGGTGATCTAGCAGATGGAGCTATTCTCGAAATTGATTACGATAAGGAAAAAGAGGAGGTGGTGGTGAATGGCGCTAATAATGTGAAGAAAGCCACGACGAAGCCAACTGATATTGCTGAAGAAGAGCAAAAGGAGAGTGAAGAGGAGGATGAGAAGGATGAGAGCGAAAAAGAAGGATAA
- a CDS encoding ribonuclease H-like YkuK family protein, translating to MTWKKFSGEPIRQPLLDEVSLAISKEYALGNKLKVCIGTDSQVKGNSTDFATVIAFIREKKGGFMFIHQERSYIKMSIKERMLAEVQRSIETAYTLCDLLDQYHVDLEVHADINTNPMFKSNQALHEAMGYILSMGFVFKAKPEAFASSTCANKMVQ from the coding sequence ATGACCTGGAAAAAATTTAGCGGTGAACCAATTCGCCAACCACTCCTTGATGAAGTAAGCCTTGCGATCTCGAAAGAATACGCATTAGGGAACAAACTCAAAGTTTGTATAGGTACAGACTCACAGGTAAAAGGAAACAGTACTGACTTTGCTACTGTAATCGCTTTTATACGTGAAAAAAAGGGCGGTTTTATGTTCATTCATCAAGAACGAAGTTATATTAAAATGAGCATTAAAGAACGGATGTTAGCTGAAGTACAGCGGTCTATCGAAACGGCCTATACCTTATGCGATCTATTAGATCAATACCATGTAGATTTAGAAGTGCATGCCGACATTAATACCAATCCTATGTTTAAGTCCAATCAGGCGCTACATGAAGCAATGGGGTATATTCTAAGCATGGGCTTTGTTTTCAAAGCGAAACCGGAAGCTTTTGCGAGTTCCACCTGTGCAAATAAAATGGTGCAGTAA